One genomic segment of Natrialbaceae archaeon AArc-T1-2 includes these proteins:
- a CDS encoding sulfurtransferase TusA family protein, with protein sequence MSSEYEVTETLDVQGESCPMPVVKTKQAIDDLAEGDVLEVVATDSGSMSDIDGWAAGTDGVDLLEQAEGDGIYKHYVAKTD encoded by the coding sequence ATGAGCTCGGAATACGAGGTTACGGAGACACTCGACGTACAAGGTGAGTCCTGTCCGATGCCGGTCGTCAAGACGAAACAGGCGATCGACGACCTAGCAGAGGGCGACGTCCTCGAGGTGGTGGCGACGGATTCGGGGAGCATGAGCGACATCGACGGCTGGGCAGCGGGCACCGACGGCGTCGACCTCCTCGAGCAGGCCGAGGGCGACGGCATCTACAAACACTACGTGGCGAAGACGGACTAA
- a CDS encoding DUF5518 domain-containing protein: MGTRHTIIHALVGAVVGVVLSFLPFSTLLGGIAAGFLEGPDGTDGALAGALAGLIMFVPIGMIAFAIFAFLGFGVGFGGLPVGGFIFFLVVLGFVVATLLVYTVGLGALGGYLGSYLAREYPDRHTSTHETIGTKPAKTDHRPATREPVEPTEPEPAETEPTRWREDRDRDDDLE, from the coding sequence ATGGGTACGCGACACACGATCATCCACGCGCTCGTCGGTGCGGTCGTCGGGGTCGTCCTCTCGTTTCTCCCGTTTTCGACGCTACTCGGCGGCATCGCTGCCGGTTTTCTCGAGGGTCCCGACGGCACCGACGGCGCACTCGCTGGCGCGCTCGCCGGCCTGATCATGTTCGTTCCGATCGGGATGATCGCGTTCGCGATCTTCGCGTTTCTCGGATTCGGCGTCGGGTTCGGCGGCCTTCCCGTGGGCGGATTCATCTTCTTCCTCGTCGTACTCGGGTTCGTCGTCGCCACGTTGCTCGTCTACACCGTCGGTCTCGGCGCGCTCGGTGGCTATCTCGGCTCGTATCTCGCACGCGAGTATCCCGACCGGCACACGAGCACACACGAGACGATCGGGACGAAGCCGGCGAAGACGGACCACAGACCGGCGACTCGGGAACCGGTGGAGCCGACGGAGCCAGAGCCAGCAGAGACGGAGCCGACGCGCTGGCGCGAAGACCGCGACCGCGACGACGACCTCGAGTGA
- a CDS encoding ATP-dependent DNA helicase, with the protein MADWRGIFGHDEPYDEQVDGIETAIDTAREGGYTVIEGACGTGKTMIALTAGIDLVRDPETDYERVLVLTSVKQQLRQFEADLETINENLPAGWDPVSGLTLVGKADVCPYNRERAAEFDDGTVYDRCETLRERTRDLTGEGGETTAGALTDRARSQQTGLADSGSRGGGATVLETADEPTPYPPELPSYSDDTAVGAETEYCPFYAQYLEDLPEESDPVEAVPFDITETGMVTPADLVALAVRHGTCPHSVMGAALSHAEVVVGNYYHAFDPTTVGSFTGALLEESTFVVCDEAHMLEPRVRDLVSDGVADATLRDAETELSRVIQPVRFEREGRQVEGGSKTADAELVRAELADSDVSVEELERTRQFLGDLREELDRRVRAYLDRTHRGWQSDLTELEDAEIPLRDPAVPGEDELTAWAREADYGDVAWVRAESVGALVERVLNEAEDEERTRAAPAVGRTLGEWYRRDHTDHFREIELERTWDDTEPGDSWRRAYNARLVLYNCVPSDAIGSQLSQFGGGVLMSATLEPMDAFTEVTGLEYLAREEDRPVVERRYGLHFPEANRESFAVAAPKFTYDNRGRPGEETPTRRAHADAIAQVARLPGNVLVGMPSYGEAEWAADVLEDRVEKPVLLDASSDDVATESLKDDFFAGEDKVLVTSLRGTLTEGVDYSGDRLSAAVVCGVPIVNTASPQTTAVRRAYEETFGDGFEYALAIPAVRKARQAIGRVIRGPDEVGVRVLLDERYARESWDSMRLYLPDDDEFQPVSPDMLELGLERFRARLESE; encoded by the coding sequence ATGGCGGACTGGCGCGGGATCTTCGGTCACGACGAGCCCTACGACGAGCAGGTCGACGGCATCGAGACGGCCATCGACACCGCCCGCGAGGGTGGCTACACCGTGATCGAGGGTGCCTGCGGGACGGGCAAGACGATGATCGCCCTGACCGCTGGCATCGACCTCGTGCGCGACCCCGAGACCGACTACGAGCGCGTGCTCGTGCTCACGAGCGTCAAACAGCAGCTGCGCCAGTTCGAGGCCGACCTCGAGACGATCAACGAGAACCTGCCCGCCGGCTGGGACCCCGTCTCGGGGCTCACACTCGTGGGAAAAGCCGACGTCTGTCCGTACAACCGCGAGCGGGCCGCCGAGTTCGACGACGGCACCGTCTACGATCGCTGTGAGACGTTGCGCGAGCGCACCCGGGACCTGACCGGCGAGGGCGGCGAGACGACCGCCGGCGCGCTGACCGACCGCGCCCGGAGCCAGCAGACGGGACTCGCTGACAGCGGGAGCCGCGGCGGCGGCGCGACCGTCCTCGAGACCGCCGACGAACCAACGCCGTACCCGCCCGAGCTGCCGAGCTACAGCGACGACACTGCGGTGGGGGCCGAGACCGAGTACTGCCCGTTCTACGCCCAGTACCTCGAGGACCTGCCAGAGGAGAGCGACCCCGTCGAGGCGGTGCCGTTCGACATCACCGAGACGGGGATGGTCACGCCCGCGGACCTCGTCGCACTCGCGGTCCGTCACGGCACCTGTCCCCACTCGGTCATGGGCGCGGCGCTTTCCCACGCCGAGGTCGTCGTCGGCAACTACTACCACGCGTTCGACCCGACCACGGTGGGCTCCTTTACCGGCGCGTTGCTCGAGGAGTCGACGTTCGTCGTCTGTGACGAGGCGCACATGCTCGAGCCCCGCGTCCGGGACCTGGTCAGCGACGGCGTCGCCGACGCGACCCTGCGCGACGCCGAGACGGAGCTCTCGCGGGTGATCCAGCCCGTACGGTTCGAACGCGAGGGACGGCAGGTGGAGGGAGGCTCGAAGACCGCAGACGCCGAACTCGTGCGCGCGGAACTTGCAGATAGCGACGTCTCCGTCGAGGAACTCGAGCGCACCCGCCAGTTTCTCGGGGACCTGCGCGAGGAACTGGACCGCCGCGTGCGGGCCTACCTCGATCGCACCCACCGGGGCTGGCAGTCGGACCTCACCGAGCTCGAGGACGCGGAGATTCCACTCCGAGATCCCGCGGTTCCCGGCGAGGACGAACTAACCGCGTGGGCCCGCGAGGCGGACTACGGCGACGTTGCTTGGGTCCGTGCAGAGTCAGTCGGCGCGCTCGTCGAGCGCGTGTTGAACGAAGCCGAAGACGAGGAACGAACGCGGGCCGCACCCGCCGTCGGACGGACCCTCGGTGAGTGGTACCGGCGCGATCACACCGACCACTTCCGGGAGATCGAACTCGAGCGCACCTGGGACGACACCGAGCCGGGAGACTCCTGGCGGCGAGCCTACAACGCCCGGCTCGTGCTCTACAACTGCGTGCCAAGCGACGCCATCGGCTCGCAACTCTCGCAGTTCGGCGGTGGGGTGTTGATGAGCGCGACTCTCGAGCCGATGGACGCGTTCACGGAAGTGACCGGCCTCGAGTACCTCGCACGCGAGGAAGATCGGCCGGTCGTCGAACGGCGCTACGGCCTTCACTTTCCCGAGGCAAACCGCGAGAGCTTCGCCGTCGCGGCCCCGAAGTTCACCTACGACAACCGCGGGCGACCGGGCGAAGAGACCCCGACGAGACGGGCCCACGCCGACGCCATCGCACAGGTCGCCCGACTGCCCGGCAACGTCCTCGTCGGGATGCCGAGTTACGGCGAGGCCGAGTGGGCCGCCGACGTCCTCGAGGACCGCGTCGAGAAACCCGTCCTGCTCGACGCCTCGAGCGACGACGTCGCCACCGAGTCGCTGAAAGACGACTTCTTCGCGGGCGAGGACAAGGTGCTCGTGACCAGCCTCCGGGGAACGCTGACCGAGGGCGTCGACTACAGCGGCGACCGGCTGTCCGCCGCGGTCGTCTGTGGCGTCCCGATCGTCAACACCGCGAGTCCGCAGACGACGGCGGTCCGACGAGCTTACGAGGAGACGTTCGGAGACGGCTTCGAGTACGCCCTGGCGATCCCGGCGGTCCGGAAGGCCCGACAGGCGATCGGGCGCGTGATTCGCGGTCCCGACGAAGTGGGGGTTCGGGTCCTGCTCGACGAACGCTACGCACGTGAGAGCTGGGATTCGATGCGGCTGTACCTGCCCGACGACGACGAGTTCCAGCCCGTCAGTCCCGACATGCTCGAGCTCGGTCTCGAGCGATTCCGCGCGCGTCTCGAGTCGGAGTGA
- a CDS encoding amidohydrolase, translated as MTTLAITDGQVLTPELAVERADVLLDQERGEILEIGESLDGDRTLDATDSLVTPGFVNGHCHVAMTLLRGYADDKPLEAWLREDIWPAEGELTADDVRAGTELGVLEMIKSGTTAFADMYFFVPTIADVVEEAGLRARLGHGVISVGKDSEAAREDAQEGIDVARELAARDSDRISTAFMPHSLTTVDAAVLEEFVPKARELGVPVHFHANETAGEVTPIVEEHGVRPLSYAAERGLLEPEDFLAHGVHVDESEIGLLAESDASVIHCPASNMKLASGMAPVERMREAGVTVGVGTDGAASNNDLSMLDEGRDAAMLGKLAAEDASAVPAEAVVEMLTRDSAAAIGLESGRLEAGSPADLAVIDLAKPHLTPAHDPVSHLAYAAAAADVRHTVCAGQVLMRDREVLTLDEEAVRKRAAEQATSLVARAD; from the coding sequence ATGACCACGCTTGCGATCACCGACGGGCAGGTGCTCACCCCCGAGCTGGCCGTCGAACGGGCGGACGTACTACTCGATCAGGAACGTGGCGAAATCCTCGAGATCGGTGAGAGCCTCGACGGCGATCGCACCCTCGATGCCACCGACTCGCTGGTCACTCCCGGCTTCGTCAACGGCCACTGTCACGTCGCGATGACGCTGTTGCGTGGCTACGCCGACGACAAACCCCTCGAGGCGTGGCTGCGCGAGGACATCTGGCCTGCAGAGGGCGAACTGACGGCCGACGACGTCCGGGCGGGGACCGAACTCGGCGTCCTCGAGATGATCAAGTCGGGGACGACCGCCTTCGCGGACATGTACTTCTTCGTGCCGACGATCGCCGACGTCGTCGAGGAGGCGGGGCTGCGCGCCCGGCTCGGCCACGGCGTCATTTCGGTCGGGAAAGACAGCGAGGCCGCCCGCGAGGACGCCCAGGAGGGGATCGACGTCGCCCGCGAACTCGCGGCCAGGGACAGCGACCGCATCTCGACGGCGTTTATGCCCCACTCGCTGACGACCGTCGACGCGGCGGTCCTCGAGGAGTTCGTCCCGAAGGCCCGCGAGCTCGGCGTCCCGGTGCACTTTCACGCCAACGAGACGGCGGGGGAGGTCACCCCCATCGTCGAAGAACACGGCGTCCGGCCGCTTTCCTACGCCGCCGAGAGGGGGCTGCTCGAGCCCGAGGACTTTCTCGCCCACGGCGTCCACGTCGACGAGAGCGAGATCGGCTTACTCGCCGAAAGCGACGCGAGCGTGATCCACTGTCCGGCCTCGAACATGAAACTGGCGAGCGGGATGGCACCCGTCGAACGCATGCGCGAGGCAGGGGTCACCGTGGGGGTCGGCACCGACGGCGCGGCCTCGAACAACGACCTCTCGATGTTAGACGAGGGTCGCGACGCCGCCATGCTCGGCAAGCTCGCGGCCGAGGACGCCAGCGCGGTCCCCGCCGAGGCCGTCGTCGAGATGCTGACCCGCGATAGCGCCGCGGCGATCGGCCTCGAGTCGGGTCGTCTCGAGGCGGGCTCGCCTGCCGACCTCGCCGTGATCGACCTCGCGAAGCCACACCTGACGCCGGCCCACGACCCCGTGAGTCACCTCGCCTACGCCGCGGCGGCGGCCGACGTCCGTCACACCGTCTGTGCCGGTCAGGTGTTGATGCGCGACCGGGAGGTCCTGACGCTCGACGAAGAGGCCGTCCGGAAACGGGCAGCCGAGCAGGCGACGTCGCTCGTGGCTCGTGCCGACTGA
- a CDS encoding DUF7127 family protein, translated as MKVPNTLRTVDNEKVIVRTVEYDDGTVIAVDFGNSAADVSVDIVGSTAIVVTDGDQFEFELPPEASDVTVRNGVLTITD; from the coding sequence GTGAAGGTCCCCAACACCCTCAGAACCGTCGACAACGAGAAGGTCATCGTGCGTACCGTCGAGTACGACGACGGAACCGTGATCGCGGTCGACTTCGGTAACTCGGCCGCGGATGTCTCCGTGGACATCGTCGGCTCGACGGCGATCGTCGTCACCGACGGCGACCAGTTCGAGTTCGAACTGCCGCCCGAAGCCAGCGACGTCACCGTGCGAAACGGCGTGCTCACGATCACGGACTGA
- a CDS encoding helix-turn-helix domain-containing protein — protein MPPDRADDVEPNPSSNHVTAQFRVELPSGTDCALLESGTGGEDITQDIVWLDDDEMCRVEVTTDDGSRQLLGDEVDDGCVCPTFRHHDCVTSIEAFDDDALIVSVATADREELSEIVTSLRDLGAAVRLERIGHSNADPERRLLELEADDVTEKQFEAVRMAVEAGYYERPRRADLGDLADELGVSRSAVSQRLAAVESKLVTELFVAESGEVK, from the coding sequence ATGCCCCCCGACCGTGCCGACGACGTCGAGCCGAACCCGTCTTCGAACCACGTTACTGCCCAGTTCAGAGTCGAGCTACCGTCCGGGACCGACTGCGCGTTGCTCGAGTCGGGAACGGGCGGCGAGGACATCACGCAGGACATCGTGTGGCTGGACGACGACGAGATGTGTCGCGTCGAGGTGACGACCGACGACGGCTCCCGGCAGCTACTCGGTGACGAGGTCGACGACGGCTGTGTCTGTCCGACGTTTCGACACCACGACTGTGTCACGTCGATCGAGGCGTTCGATGACGACGCGCTGATCGTCTCGGTTGCGACGGCAGACAGAGAGGAACTCTCCGAGATCGTCACCTCGCTGCGCGACCTCGGCGCGGCGGTCCGTCTCGAGCGGATCGGTCACTCGAACGCCGACCCAGAGCGCCGACTGCTCGAGCTCGAGGCCGACGACGTCACCGAAAAACAGTTCGAGGCCGTCCGGATGGCCGTCGAGGCGGGCTACTACGAGCGTCCCCGCCGAGCAGATCTCGGCGATCTGGCCGACGAACTCGGGGTCTCGCGGTCGGCCGTCTCCCAACGACTCGCAGCCGTCGAGTCGAAACTGGTCACAGAGCTGTTCGTGGCCGAAAGCGGGGAAGTGAAGTAG
- a CDS encoding DUF1684 domain-containing protein — protein sequence MTDEFDVDRWRADLEAKREEKDQFFADHPQSPIPPGERDAFDGLEYFDPDPDYRVTATVAVHDDPEPVPMDTTSGREVRYVRVATLEFDLERDDPDLEDGAFEIHAYQQERPEEEPYFVPFRDKTTGQQSYEGGRYMELEADRDLETGDEIVLDFNLAYTPFCAYSETFDCPLPPEENWLEVAIAAGERVE from the coding sequence ATGACCGACGAGTTCGACGTCGACCGCTGGCGCGCCGACCTCGAGGCGAAACGCGAGGAAAAGGACCAGTTCTTCGCCGACCATCCCCAGTCGCCGATTCCGCCCGGGGAGCGCGACGCCTTCGACGGCCTCGAGTACTTCGATCCCGACCCCGACTACCGCGTGACAGCGACCGTCGCCGTCCACGACGACCCCGAGCCGGTGCCGATGGACACCACGAGCGGCCGGGAGGTACGCTACGTCCGGGTCGCGACACTCGAGTTCGACCTCGAGCGGGACGATCCCGACCTCGAGGACGGGGCGTTCGAGATCCACGCCTACCAGCAGGAACGCCCCGAGGAGGAGCCCTACTTCGTCCCGTTCCGGGACAAGACGACGGGCCAGCAGAGCTACGAGGGCGGCCGGTACATGGAACTCGAGGCCGACCGCGACCTCGAGACCGGCGACGAGATCGTTCTCGATTTCAACCTGGCGTACACGCCGTTTTGTGCCTACAGCGAGACGTTCGACTGTCCGCTCCCGCCCGAAGAGAACTGGCTCGAGGTGGCCATCGCGGCCGGCGAGCGGGTCGAGTAG
- a CDS encoding ABC transporter permease, which translates to MRPLEFLRLSWRSIRGHKLRSSLTTLGVIIGIAAVIAFVTLGASLQAGIVGDISPDDQRNVYGWAAEPETEGGPLAGAQPAFSERDLAELDDRDGIEAAYGYMPIPTQAIVYGGEISPQSDVLVAAGPSYIREETLAEGRQFETGEREAVINPAVDGQFDENVSVGDELTIALQGGEPTTVTVVGITEDSEGLSPFEGFESSPQVYVPTDPYYTEGAAGLGVGDDGEIDPGANDDALFMAIVVEAESAADEDVDRARESARTYLESDDSDAGPLIEDADLEVTLQTSADMLQQLQDVLELLQNFIVGIAAISLLVGAIGIANIMLVSVTERTREIGIMKAVGAQNRDVLGLFLAESVILGVVGAIVGTALGLVAGYLGAWYIDLPLVYPYEYVVLAIVVGILVGIVSGLYPAWRAARTDPIDALRYE; encoded by the coding sequence ATGCGACCGCTCGAGTTTCTCCGGCTCTCCTGGCGTTCGATCCGTGGCCACAAACTTCGGTCGTCGCTGACGACGCTCGGGGTGATCATCGGCATCGCCGCAGTGATCGCGTTCGTCACGCTCGGGGCGAGCCTGCAGGCGGGGATCGTCGGCGACATCAGTCCGGACGACCAGCGCAACGTCTACGGCTGGGCCGCAGAGCCCGAGACCGAAGGCGGACCACTCGCGGGGGCCCAGCCCGCCTTCAGCGAGCGCGACCTCGCGGAGCTCGACGATCGCGACGGGATCGAGGCGGCCTACGGCTACATGCCGATCCCGACCCAGGCGATCGTATACGGAGGCGAGATCTCGCCACAGAGTGACGTACTCGTCGCGGCAGGCCCGTCCTACATTCGAGAAGAGACCCTCGCGGAGGGTCGACAGTTCGAGACGGGCGAGCGCGAGGCGGTGATCAACCCGGCCGTCGACGGCCAGTTCGACGAGAACGTCTCCGTCGGCGACGAACTCACGATCGCCCTCCAGGGTGGCGAGCCGACGACCGTCACCGTCGTCGGTATCACCGAGGACTCGGAGGGGTTAAGCCCGTTCGAAGGGTTCGAATCGTCGCCGCAGGTCTACGTCCCGACCGATCCCTACTACACCGAGGGAGCCGCGGGATTGGGCGTCGGTGACGACGGCGAGATCGATCCTGGCGCGAACGACGACGCCTTGTTCATGGCGATCGTCGTGGAGGCCGAGTCGGCAGCCGACGAGGACGTCGACCGGGCCCGCGAGAGCGCACGCACGTACCTCGAGAGCGACGACTCCGATGCCGGCCCGCTGATCGAGGACGCCGACCTCGAGGTAACCCTCCAGACGAGTGCGGACATGCTCCAGCAGCTCCAGGACGTCCTCGAGCTGTTACAGAACTTCATCGTCGGCATCGCCGCGATCTCGTTGCTCGTCGGCGCGATCGGTATCGCGAACATCATGCTCGTCTCGGTGACCGAGCGGACCCGCGAGATCGGCATCATGAAAGCCGTCGGTGCACAGAACCGCGACGTCCTGGGACTCTTTCTCGCCGAGTCGGTGATCCTGGGCGTCGTCGGCGCGATCGTCGGCACCGCGCTCGGACTCGTCGCGGGCTATCTCGGGGCGTGGTACATCGACCTGCCGCTGGTCTATCCGTACGAGTACGTCGTCCTCGCGATCGTCGTCGGTATTCTCGTGGGAATCGTCTCCGGGCTCTACCCCGCCTGGCGAGCCGCACGCACGGACCCGATCGACGCCCTGCGCTATGAGTGA
- a CDS encoding HalOD1 output domain-containing protein encodes MARDDYWRLNRDGCVAVRTVHGDPDAVVQAILRGVAAVENDPVTELDPLYDRIETEALVDLLEHARESDSTVGIEFTVDDYTVAVADDGTVCIHDGRPAVTRLRY; translated from the coding sequence ATGGCCCGAGACGACTACTGGCGGTTGAACCGAGACGGCTGTGTTGCAGTTCGAACCGTGCACGGTGATCCGGACGCCGTCGTCCAGGCGATCCTGCGGGGCGTGGCTGCCGTCGAGAACGACCCGGTTACCGAACTCGATCCGCTGTACGACCGGATCGAGACCGAGGCGCTGGTCGACCTGCTCGAGCACGCGCGTGAGTCAGATTCGACCGTCGGTATCGAGTTTACGGTCGACGACTACACGGTTGCCGTTGCCGACGACGGGACCGTGTGCATCCACGATGGGAGACCGGCCGTCACGAGGCTCCGGTACTGA
- a CDS encoding HAD family hydrolase: MTEYDAVVYDLDGTLVRLEVDWDVATADVRDVYAEAGLDAAESSLWELLEAAAEAGLRESVEAVIATHEREGAREARRLPHADELRERTIPTGVCSLNCEAACRIALANHDLLESVEAVVGRDSVSNHKPHPEPLLEVVERLEADPGRTLFVGDSIRDEETARRAGTDFEYVGDGPSGH, translated from the coding sequence GTGACGGAGTACGACGCAGTCGTCTACGACCTCGACGGAACGCTCGTACGTCTCGAGGTCGACTGGGACGTCGCTACCGCTGACGTCCGGGACGTCTACGCCGAAGCGGGACTCGACGCGGCCGAAAGCAGCCTCTGGGAGTTACTCGAGGCCGCAGCGGAGGCCGGCCTGCGCGAGTCCGTCGAGGCGGTCATCGCTACACACGAACGCGAGGGTGCACGAGAAGCGCGGCGTCTCCCTCACGCCGACGAACTCCGCGAGCGGACGATACCGACTGGCGTCTGCTCGCTCAACTGCGAGGCGGCGTGTCGGATCGCCCTGGCGAACCACGACCTGCTCGAGTCCGTCGAGGCCGTCGTCGGTCGGGACTCGGTCTCGAATCACAAACCGCACCCGGAGCCGTTGCTCGAGGTGGTCGAGCGACTCGAGGCCGATCCCGGTCGGACGCTGTTCGTCGGCGACTCGATACGCGACGAGGAGACGGCCCGGCGAGCGGGAACGGACTTCGAGTACGTCGGAGACGGTCCGTCCGGCCACTAG
- a CDS encoding DUF7521 family protein, with amino-acid sequence MDGYTPIIVLANTATLITGGLVLTLAYRAYRRTGSHPLRAVAIGFGLIVAGSILGGLAHLVWSEVTLGVAIQSTFTAAGFAALLHSLYVSTTHTTIIRGPAE; translated from the coding sequence ATGGATGGATACACACCGATAATCGTGCTCGCGAACACGGCAACGTTGATCACCGGCGGGCTGGTGTTGACTCTCGCCTATCGGGCGTATCGGCGGACCGGGTCACACCCGCTTCGGGCGGTCGCGATCGGATTCGGGCTCATCGTCGCCGGCTCGATACTCGGCGGGCTTGCACACCTGGTCTGGAGCGAAGTCACACTCGGCGTCGCGATTCAGAGCACGTTCACTGCCGCCGGATTCGCCGCGTTGCTTCACTCGCTGTACGTCAGCACGACACATACGACGATCATTCGTGGGCCGGCCGAGTGA
- a CDS encoding dihydrodipicolinate synthase family protein — MAYHDPGSADPLSLSGVIPPTVTAFRDDEAVDYDRTAAHARFVVDRGVHGVFPLGTNGEFPLLSDSERDRVIEAVVDEVGGEVPVIAGVGAPSTHRTVAHAEHAERVGADGVVVVTPYYYPLEGDAAVEHYRAVAEAVSLPVYVYHIPGRTGNALSLETFDEIADLDAVAGMKDSSKDVPWLLQAADVHPELTYLVGSDALLVTGLQAGCSGAVSAVANAVPELVVELYEAYDDGDVDRARDLQRTVFAVRDAFKSGGSYMAGVKSALQLREFDVGPLRSPLRRMDEDELATLRDELEDLELLSS; from the coding sequence ATGGCGTATCACGACCCAGGTTCGGCCGATCCACTTTCGCTTTCGGGCGTCATTCCACCGACCGTCACCGCATTTCGGGACGACGAGGCCGTCGATTACGATCGGACGGCAGCGCACGCTCGGTTCGTCGTCGACCGCGGCGTCCACGGCGTCTTCCCGCTCGGAACCAACGGCGAGTTTCCGTTGCTGTCCGATTCGGAACGCGACCGCGTGATCGAAGCCGTCGTCGACGAAGTCGGCGGCGAGGTCCCCGTCATCGCCGGCGTCGGCGCGCCCAGCACACACCGGACGGTCGCCCACGCCGAACACGCCGAGCGGGTCGGTGCCGACGGCGTCGTCGTCGTCACCCCGTACTACTACCCGCTCGAGGGTGACGCTGCCGTCGAGCACTATCGGGCCGTCGCCGAGGCCGTCTCCCTGCCGGTGTACGTCTATCACATTCCCGGCCGAACGGGGAACGCGCTCTCGCTTGAGACGTTCGACGAGATCGCAGATCTCGACGCCGTCGCCGGCATGAAAGACTCGAGCAAGGACGTTCCGTGGCTCCTCCAGGCCGCCGATGTCCACCCGGAGCTGACCTACCTCGTCGGCTCCGACGCGTTGCTCGTGACCGGCTTGCAGGCCGGCTGTTCGGGAGCGGTCAGCGCCGTCGCGAACGCCGTTCCCGAGCTCGTCGTCGAGCTGTACGAGGCCTACGACGACGGCGACGTCGACCGCGCCCGAGACCTGCAACGGACGGTGTTCGCCGTTCGCGACGCGTTCAAATCCGGGGGTAGTTACATGGCCGGCGTGAAAAGCGCCCTCCAGTTACGCGAGTTCGACGTCGGTCCGCTCCGAAGTCCACTCCGACGTATGGACGAGGACGAACTGGCGACGCTTCGGGACGAACTCGAGGACCTCGAGTTGCTCTCGTCGTAA
- a CDS encoding ABC transporter ATP-binding protein — protein MASSGETAVALTDICKTYRVGEPVHALDGISLEIPRGSYTAIMGPSGSGKSTLMNLVGCLDTPTAGTVVVDGRDVTTLSGRERTTLRGTEVGFVFQTFNLMPRLNALENVALPQLFQGVGRDQRHDRARELLERVGLGDRGDHLPSELSGGQRQRVAIARALVNDPALVLADEPTGNLDTETGASILELFDDLHAAGNTIVVVSHERHVAERAERIVHLLDGGIERIESLDSGDTEREEPTSEPVDGGESQRG, from the coding sequence ATGGCGAGTTCGGGTGAGACAGCGGTCGCGTTGACCGACATCTGCAAGACCTACCGGGTCGGCGAACCAGTCCACGCCCTCGACGGTATTAGCCTCGAGATACCGCGTGGCTCCTACACCGCGATCATGGGGCCCAGCGGATCGGGCAAGTCGACGCTTATGAACCTCGTCGGCTGTCTGGACACGCCCACCGCGGGGACCGTCGTCGTCGACGGCCGGGACGTAACGACGCTTTCCGGACGCGAGCGGACCACCCTCCGTGGCACCGAAGTCGGATTCGTCTTCCAGACGTTCAACCTCATGCCCCGGCTGAACGCCCTCGAGAACGTCGCGCTTCCCCAGCTGTTCCAGGGGGTCGGCCGGGACCAACGCCACGACCGCGCCCGCGAGCTGCTCGAGCGCGTCGGGCTCGGCGACCGGGGCGATCACCTGCCCAGCGAACTCTCGGGCGGCCAGCGCCAGCGCGTCGCCATCGCCCGGGCGCTGGTCAACGACCCCGCACTCGTGCTTGCCGACGAGCCGACGGGGAACCTCGACACCGAAACCGGCGCGAGCATCCTCGAGCTGTTCGACGACCTCCACGCGGCCGGCAACACGATCGTCGTCGTCAGTCACGAACGCCACGTCGCAGAACGTGCCGAACGGATCGTCCACCTGCTCGACGGCGGGATCGAACGGATCGAATCCCTCGATAGCGGTGACACGGAACGCGAGGAGCCGACGTCGGAACCGGTCGACGGCGGCGAGAGCCAGCGCGGGTGA